One part of the Spartinivicinus poritis genome encodes these proteins:
- a CDS encoding fatty acid desaturase family protein: MTAVKNAQPAKEVKEYIDKEELAALRKLSNIKATIHLVRCWLVIAAIFTLAAIFPNPITLLLAVLLLGGSQLSLGGLLHDCSHRAMFKRQWVNGVIGHWLGGVPVLVPMSFYRKYHFIHHTRTGENIDPDVGNIKNYPVTKASMTRKLIRDFTGQSGFKSLLGIFLYVNTGRAGNASSMGVNQSTLTSKGVFWCSLKNFSQILIFHSLFFGVFYLIDKPWLYGLWWIAYLFIYPFILRIRQIGEHGAMPQLSGQDVRLTTRTTLASWWEKLLFAPNKINYHCEHHLYPVVPAYNLEKLHRVLKRRGFYDAHPYALEPGYFSVIKRASSKLIQP; encoded by the coding sequence ATGACTGCAGTGAAAAACGCACAACCTGCTAAAGAGGTAAAAGAATACATTGATAAGGAAGAACTGGCAGCTCTACGCAAACTTTCTAATATAAAGGCAACTATTCATCTTGTAAGATGCTGGCTGGTTATTGCAGCCATTTTTACTCTTGCAGCTATTTTTCCCAACCCTATAACCCTATTGCTAGCTGTGTTGCTGTTAGGTGGTTCTCAGTTGTCGCTGGGTGGGCTGCTGCACGACTGCTCTCATCGTGCCATGTTCAAACGACAATGGGTGAATGGTGTGATTGGACACTGGCTGGGCGGTGTACCTGTATTGGTTCCTATGTCGTTTTATCGTAAATATCATTTTATTCATCATACGAGAACTGGTGAAAATATCGATCCGGATGTAGGGAATATTAAAAATTATCCAGTTACCAAGGCCAGTATGACTCGCAAGCTAATTCGAGATTTTACCGGACAATCGGGTTTTAAGTCTTTATTAGGCATTTTTCTGTATGTAAATACAGGTCGAGCCGGGAATGCATCTTCGATGGGGGTAAATCAAAGTACACTGACATCGAAGGGAGTTTTTTGGTGCTCACTTAAGAATTTTAGCCAGATCTTGATTTTTCATTCGCTCTTTTTTGGTGTTTTTTATTTGATCGATAAACCCTGGTTATATGGATTATGGTGGATAGCCTACTTGTTTATCTATCCGTTCATTTTGCGTATACGTCAAATAGGGGAACATGGTGCCATGCCTCAACTGTCTGGCCAAGATGTTCGTCTAACCACACGAACCACTCTAGCAAGCTGGTGGGAAAAGTTACTGTTTGCGCCCAATAAGATTAACTACCACTGTGAGCACCATCTTTATCCAGTGGTGCCAGCTTATAACCTTGAAAAACTTCATCGAGTCTTAAAAAGACGAGGATTTTATGATGCTCACCCCTATGCATTAGAACCTGGCTATTTTTCTGTTATTAAAAGAGCTTCATCGAAACTTATACAACCGTAG
- a CDS encoding trypsin-like serine protease: MRLKFKILTCISPLFFGTSISNAIVDGYESTESLPWVATLITNKQDDVSTRVFCGGTLINQEWILTAAHCFKGGKIKKEDFKIALGSFDLNKENTNKILKLYAPQQIIIHPNFKKDAKYVGEDFVQDRSKGVLDYDIALVKIPAINDHQTISLNNSSAFQGSHLRVTGWGSDQDFFITTSNDHEGNEVHFVNPKIFSDRVSKRRSLDVVVLDHDNCIQKLATQTIVDRDKEQSSRFLSYMTPLKTLKNHLAKEFDDNRQEGEEKGKEQVRNMVIDYCLSNGEEHTTKGKCYMKAGFSHYIFNLLGSQTQLLSALENEMTEGTVERYLSENQICAIRDSNSSHFNTAQSVTGPGDSGGPLFNPETNTLYGVVSFHRPYGEDKAMIYIKVNAFSDWINAIINQ; encoded by the coding sequence ATGAGATTAAAATTTAAAATACTTACATGTATATCACCTTTATTTTTTGGCACCTCTATTTCTAACGCTATTGTTGATGGATATGAGTCAACTGAATCGCTACCATGGGTAGCAACATTGATTACTAATAAACAAGATGATGTATCAACAAGAGTTTTCTGTGGTGGAACACTCATTAACCAAGAATGGATTCTAACGGCTGCTCATTGCTTTAAGGGAGGAAAAATAAAAAAAGAAGACTTTAAAATAGCTTTAGGCAGTTTTGACCTAAATAAAGAAAATACTAACAAAATCCTTAAACTGTATGCTCCTCAACAAATTATTATACATCCAAATTTTAAAAAAGATGCCAAATATGTTGGTGAAGACTTTGTTCAAGATAGGAGTAAAGGTGTCCTTGATTACGACATTGCACTTGTAAAAATACCTGCTATAAACGACCATCAAACTATATCATTAAATAACAGTAGTGCTTTTCAAGGTTCTCATCTTCGCGTAACAGGCTGGGGTTCAGATCAGGACTTTTTTATAACAACATCAAACGACCATGAAGGCAATGAAGTGCACTTTGTTAATCCTAAAATTTTTTCTGATAGGGTTTCAAAACGTAGATCACTTGATGTAGTCGTATTAGACCATGATAACTGCATTCAAAAACTAGCAACTCAAACTATTGTTGATAGGGATAAAGAACAATCATCACGATTCTTAAGCTATATGACACCGCTGAAAACTCTTAAAAATCATCTAGCTAAGGAGTTTGATGATAATAGGCAGGAAGGTGAAGAAAAAGGAAAAGAGCAAGTAAGAAATATGGTTATAGATTATTGTCTTTCTAATGGGGAAGAGCACACAACCAAAGGCAAGTGTTACATGAAGGCAGGATTCTCACATTATATATTTAATCTACTGGGATCACAAACACAATTATTGAGTGCCTTAGAAAATGAAATGACTGAAGGCACTGTGGAAAGATACTTAAGTGAGAATCAAATTTGTGCTATCAGGGATTCAAATTCCAGTCACTTTAATACTGCCCAATCAGTAACAGGACCTGGTGATAGCGGTGGCCCATTATTTAATCCTGAAACTAATACTCTCTATGGTGTAGTAAGTTTTCATCGCCCCTATGGAGAAGACAAAGCAATGATTTATATAAAAGTTAATGCATTTTCAGACTGGATAAATGCAATAATAAATCAATAG